The Cylindrospermopsis curvispora GIHE-G1 genome contains a region encoding:
- a CDS encoding N-acetylmuramoyl-L-alanine amidase, with the protein MLTTFIIVISTGLAREQYGQNALTSSETSQAVVVNPYPKQLLQAQAKTKQPKSIQIQNFSQSLIERIKQKKVVKKYVTTDSFSKYQPKLTAAQVHPSNYGERFSRDTKGMAVSNQPIIVLHETTYSARSAINYFQNHNVDEDIQASYHAIIARDGTVIYLVPPDKRAFGAGNSVFKNTDGTIETVQTNPKLAPSVNNFAYHVSLETPPDGWGKRDIREHSGYTQEQYNSLAWLIAQSQVPDDRITTHRAVDVANGKVDPLSFDFDRFFKKLHSFRKLHSIAQSHS; encoded by the coding sequence ATGTTGACAACCTTTATTATAGTAATTTCTACCGGTCTAGCAAGGGAACAGTATGGACAGAACGCCTTGACTAGTTCTGAAACATCTCAAGCAGTAGTTGTGAATCCATACCCAAAACAATTATTACAGGCACAAGCAAAAACAAAACAACCGAAATCAATACAAATACAAAATTTTTCTCAGTCACTTATCGAAAGAATTAAACAAAAAAAGGTTGTGAAAAAATACGTCACAACTGATAGCTTTAGTAAGTACCAACCTAAGTTAACAGCAGCACAAGTACATCCTAGTAATTATGGGGAAAGATTCAGTCGGGATACCAAGGGTATGGCAGTTAGTAACCAACCAATTATTGTTTTACATGAAACAACATATTCTGCTAGGAGTGCAATCAATTACTTTCAGAACCATAATGTGGATGAAGATATTCAAGCTAGTTATCATGCCATCATTGCCCGGGATGGAACTGTAATTTATTTAGTCCCACCCGATAAAAGAGCATTTGGCGCTGGCAATTCAGTTTTTAAAAATACAGATGGCACAATAGAGACAGTTCAAACTAATCCTAAATTAGCTCCTTCCGTTAATAATTTTGCCTATCATGTTTCTTTAGAAACACCTCCTGACGGTTGGGGAAAAAGAGATATTAGAGAACATAGTGGTTATACACAGGAGCAATACAATTCCCTAGCTTGGTTGATTGCCCAAAGCCAAGTTCCCGATGACAGAATCACTACTCATCGAGCTGTAGATGTGGCTAATGGTAAAGTTGACCCTTTGAGCTTTGATTTTGACAGATTCTTTAAAAAATTGCATTCTTTTCGAAAACTTCACAGTATTGCCCAATCACACTCCTAA